A segment of the Siphonobacter curvatus genome:
TTTGTAATTCTTTTTAGATCAAGGGATGGGCAGCACTTTGCTTTCCTTGAACGTAGACAGGATGACCATCGTTTGGGTGCTGGCTACCTCTTCAATTTCATTGATTTTTTCCAGCATCAGACGTTGGTAGGAAGCAATGTCTTTTGAAATTACTTTCAGCAGAAAATCACCGGAACCTGTAATGTGGTGACATTCTACCACTTCAGGAATTTCATTGATTTTCTCTACAAAAGAATCCGTTACCTGTTTTTTGTGACCTACCAGCGTGATCTGTACGAAGGTCGTTACGCCTAAGCCTACTTTCTCCCGATCCAGTTGAGCGTGGTAGCTCTGAATGATACCGGAAGTTTCTAATTTTTTAACCCGTTCCAAGGTTGGTGCGGGTGACAAGCCAATTTCTTTAGAAAGTTGAGCGTTCGTAATCTTGGCATTCGACTGAAGTATTTCAAGAACTTTGCGGTCGATGTGATCGAGTTTCTGAAGTGTGTTCATATGCTATACGCAGAGGGCGAAAATATTATTTGGTGGATAGCTTAACTTTCGCTCACAAATTTCACAAATATACGGCAATTAAGCACGATTGTAAAATATAATTTTTTTTAATGTCTAAATATTAGTGTAATATCTTAATAAAACCTTAATCTGCTAAACAAAGATTATTTTCAGTAGTTCTTTCATTTTCACACTTTTAGGACCATTTTCCTTAAATGGGGTGCAAATGTCGGTAATTCTTTAGCCTTAATGTACTATATATAGTATTATTTTTTTAAAAACAGGTTTTACTTCTCTCTTTCGAAGAAGAATCGTTTGCTAGCGAAACAGCTAATTTTGAAAAAGCCCCGTACCGATGTCGTTATCCCCTATCGACTTTGACGGGGCTCGGGTGTATCTTTGCGGTACTCACTTACTGTTGATCGTCCTTGTTATTTCGAGAAGTTCCCGGTTTAGAAGCTTTAAAAGAAACGCTGATTCAGTCGGTTACGAGTCAGCATGTGGCTCATGCCCAGTTGTTTCACGGCCCGAGTGGCAGTGGAAACCTGGCACTGGCTCTGGCCTATGCCACGTACCTGAATTGTGAAGATCGGCAGGCTACGGATGCCTGTGGCCGTTGTGCTTCCTGCGTAAAAATGCAGAAACTGGCTCACCCCGACGTGCATCACATCTTTCCGGTTGCCATTACCAAAAAGATCAAGGATAACGAATCCGATGCGTACATGCCCCTGTGGCGGGAATTTGTGGCGGCTCAGCCCTTCGGTACGCTCTCCGACTGGCTTACGTTCATTGGCGTGGAAGGCAATCGACAGGGAAACATTTCGGCGGAGGAAGCCCGTAACGTCATTCGGAAAATTTCGCTGAAAGCCTACGAAGGCGAATACAAGATTCTGATGCTCTGGCAGCCTGAATTGCTGAATGTATACTCGGCCAATGCCCTGCTGAAAATTCTGGAAGAACCACCCGCTAAAACGATTTTCCTGCTGGTCTGTACGGATGCCAACCGATTACTGACGACCATTATTTCACGGACGCAACGCGTCGGGGTTCCCGCTTTTACGGAAGAAGAAGTAAGCCGGTATTTACAGGACAAAGCGGGAACGGAAGAAAAACGAGCCCGCCATCTGGCCTATCTGGCCGAAGGCAATCTGGGATACGCCTTGCAACTCGCTCAGGGCGAGGGCAATGACGATCAGCCCTGGTTTGCTCAGTGGATGCGGCATTGTTACCGAGGCGTACCGGCTTTTGGCGATCTGATCAAGCTGGCTGACGAGTTTGATACGCAACCGAAAGAGCAGCAGAAAAGCCTGATGGAGTACAGCCTGAACCTGTTTCGGGATTTGATGCTCTGGCAGAACGGGGCTCAGGAGCTGGTCCGGCTCGACGGGGAAGAACTGACCTTTGTTCAGAATTTCTCGAAAGTCATTCCTCCGGAACGTATCCCCCTGATTACGGAGGAATTAAATGCGGCATTTTTTCACCTGGAACGGAACGTTCGGGCTAAAATGATTTTTATGGATTTGTCCCTGACGCTCGCCCGGTTGATGCGGAAGTAAGTCAGGGAAAGAGGTTTGATAAGGTTTAAGTGCGTTTGAACGTTTCATGAGGTTTAAAGTTTGCGGGCACGAACAAGGCGACTGAAACATTAAACCTGTCTCAAACTTTAAACTTTATCATACCCATTCAAACCTATATTCTTATACAAGATTTACAATGAAAGTTAGCATAGGATCACGCGGATCAAAACTGGCCTTATGGCAAGCCGAATACGTAGCTGAACAGTTACGACAGGGTGGCATGGACCCTGAAATTGTAATTATTGATACCAAAGGCGATAAAATACTGGATCGGTCCCTTTCCAAAATTGGATCAAAAGGGGTCTTCACCGAAGAACTGGAAGAACAACTCCGAACCGGTGCCATTGATATTGCCCAGCACTCCGCGAAAGACTTGCAATCGTCCCTGCCGGATGATCTGGAAATTCTGGCTTTTACCCCCCGCGAAGCCGTCAACGATGTACTGGTCAGCTTCAATACCGAACTTTCGCTGGAGTCAGGAGAGCCTTTTGTGGTGGGAACCTCTAGTACGCGTCGGGTAGCTACATTGAAGCGGTATTATCCGCACATCAAAGTGGTAGATATGCGGGGGAATCTGCAAACCCGTCTCGAAAAACTGAAAAATGGTGCCTGCGATGCCTTGCTGCTGGCTTACGCCGGCGTCCACCGCATGGGCTACGAGGAGTACATTGCCGAACATTTGCCGACGGACGTCTTCACGCCGGCAGTGGGTCAGGGTAGCGTAGCCATCGAATGTGCCGTGGGTCTGGACGCCACTAAAAAAGCCCGGATTCGGGAATTGCTGAACGACCCGGTAACGGAAAGCTGCATTCGGGCCGAACGGATCTTCCTGGCAACCTTACAGGGTGGTTGTAGCATTCCGGTTTTTGGTCTGGCTTCTCATTTCAATGGCCGGGTTAGTCTGACGGCGGGTCTGGTTTCCCTCGATGGTACGCAGGAATTACGCCGTACGGAAATTGCCGATACAGCTCAGGCAAACCTGATGGCTCAACGCCTGGCCGATCAGCTGGTGGCTCAGGGCGGTGGCAATATTCTGCGAGAAATCCGGGCGGGCCTGGCTCAATAATCCATCACAACGAACTTTTGGAAGCATACGTTATGACCTTATCGAACGCTGTTTTGAAGAGCAAATGGATCGGCGTGTTACTGCTTTGTTCCTTTTGTTCCTTCGCTCAAAAACGCGAGAACCTGATTACGATTGACACGAAGTACGGCCCCATCCGGCTGATTCTTCACGATCAGACGCCCAAGCACAAGGCTAATTTTCTCAAGCTTACAAAAGAGCACTTCTACGACGGTGTACTCTTTCATCGGGTCATTCCAGCCTTTATGATTCAGGGCGGCGACCCAAAATCGAAACAGGCAACGGCGGATGAAATGCTAGGCGACGGCGATGTCGGCTATACCATTCCAGCGGAGTTTGTACCCGAGCTTTTTCATCAACGCGGAGCCGTTGCCGCCGCCCGCGACAATAACCCGCAGAAAGCGTCGTCGGGTTGTCAGTTTTACATTGTTCAGGGAAAAACCTACGACGATACTTCGCTCGAAACCCAGGCCCGCCGGGCCGGACGAGTTCTGACCGACGCTCAGAAACAGGTGTACAAAACTAAAGGTGGTACTCCCTGGCTGGATGGAAATTACACCGTTTTCGGGCAGGTCATCGAGGGTATGGCGGCCGTAGATAGTATTGCTGCTCAACCCCGAAACGAAGCTAATCGCCCCGATACGAATGTGGCGATGCTAAAGGTGACTAGTAAAAAAATGCGTAAGAAAAAAATAACTCGACTATACGGTTACACTTTTCCCAAGTAAGTCTTCTACTTTTGTACACCGCCACTCCTATCTATTCTTTCTTCGTCATGACGCCTAAAAAAATATTGATTACCGGCACGAACGGTCTGCTTGGTCAGAAACTCATTACTCTCTTACATCAAAATCCCGACATTCAACTGATTGCTACGGCTCGTGGAGCCAATCGTCTGCCCTTTACGGATGGCTACGAGTACCACGAAATGGACATTACCGATCCAGCTCAGGTAGCCATCGTCATGGAAACGGTACGCCCCGATGCCGTCATTCATGCCGCAGCGATGACCAACGTGGACCAGTGCGAATTCGAAAAAGAGCTGTGCTGGAAAATGAATGTACTGGCGGTAGAATACCTCGTCGAAGCCTGTCAGAAATACGA
Coding sequences within it:
- the holB gene encoding DNA polymerase III subunit delta' translates to MLFREVPGLEALKETLIQSVTSQHVAHAQLFHGPSGSGNLALALAYATYLNCEDRQATDACGRCASCVKMQKLAHPDVHHIFPVAITKKIKDNESDAYMPLWREFVAAQPFGTLSDWLTFIGVEGNRQGNISAEEARNVIRKISLKAYEGEYKILMLWQPELLNVYSANALLKILEEPPAKTIFLLVCTDANRLLTTIISRTQRVGVPAFTEEEVSRYLQDKAGTEEKRARHLAYLAEGNLGYALQLAQGEGNDDQPWFAQWMRHCYRGVPAFGDLIKLADEFDTQPKEQQKSLMEYSLNLFRDLMLWQNGAQELVRLDGEELTFVQNFSKVIPPERIPLITEELNAAFFHLERNVRAKMIFMDLSLTLARLMRK
- a CDS encoding peptidylprolyl isomerase; its protein translation is MTLSNAVLKSKWIGVLLLCSFCSFAQKRENLITIDTKYGPIRLILHDQTPKHKANFLKLTKEHFYDGVLFHRVIPAFMIQGGDPKSKQATADEMLGDGDVGYTIPAEFVPELFHQRGAVAAARDNNPQKASSGCQFYIVQGKTYDDTSLETQARRAGRVLTDAQKQVYKTKGGTPWLDGNYTVFGQVIEGMAAVDSIAAQPRNEANRPDTNVAMLKVTSKKMRKKKITRLYGYTFPK
- a CDS encoding Lrp/AsnC family transcriptional regulator, whose translation is MNTLQKLDHIDRKVLEILQSNAKITNAQLSKEIGLSPAPTLERVKKLETSGIIQSYHAQLDREKVGLGVTTFVQITLVGHKKQVTDSFVEKINEIPEVVECHHITGSGDFLLKVISKDIASYQRLMLEKINEIEEVASTQTMVILSTFKESKVLPIP
- the hemC gene encoding hydroxymethylbilane synthase, translated to MKVSIGSRGSKLALWQAEYVAEQLRQGGMDPEIVIIDTKGDKILDRSLSKIGSKGVFTEELEEQLRTGAIDIAQHSAKDLQSSLPDDLEILAFTPREAVNDVLVSFNTELSLESGEPFVVGTSSTRRVATLKRYYPHIKVVDMRGNLQTRLEKLKNGACDALLLAYAGVHRMGYEEYIAEHLPTDVFTPAVGQGSVAIECAVGLDATKKARIRELLNDPVTESCIRAERIFLATLQGGCSIPVFGLASHFNGRVSLTAGLVSLDGTQELRRTEIADTAQANLMAQRLADQLVAQGGGNILREIRAGLAQ